In Carya illinoinensis cultivar Pawnee chromosome 9, C.illinoinensisPawnee_v1, whole genome shotgun sequence, the following are encoded in one genomic region:
- the LOC122275452 gene encoding beta-galactosidase 15-like gives MASSSTGFLSFFFSFLLLCTLSFAIDVSHDGRAITINGERKILISGSIHYPRSTPGMWPTLIRNAKEGGIDTIETYIFWSAHEPQYRQYDFSGNHDVVRFIKTIQNEGLNAVLRIGPYVCAEWNYGGFPVWLHNIPGIELRTKNSVYMNEMSIFTTKIVDMMKQENLFASQGGPIIIAQIENEFGNVMGPYGEGGQEYVKWCADLAESYGIGIPWIMCQQPDAPPPMINTCNGWYCDQFKPNNPTSPKMWTENWTGWYKGWGLADPHRTAEDVACAVARFFQFGGTFQNYYMYHGGTNFGRTSGGPYITTSYDYDAPLDEYGNLNQPKWGHLKQLHGILKSLEKVLTYGSVKNVDYGSTTTVTIFTLQGKSSCFIGNKDDKADATINFQNNTYTIPAWSVSILPDCHTEVYNTAKVNTQTSIMVKKDSDANDYEGSSGLQWEWKKENLVHVKRDGLVAGSLMAAERLLDQKVVTNDTSDYLWYITSFHVKKDNPLYGRETTLRVDTNGHIIHAFVNKKHVGSQYAQNGNYKFTFESPIKLKLGRNDIALLSASVGLANYGANFDLVPLGISGPVHVTAKVIMNDSSRKFGSKKIITQNITTELDYNKWTYKVGLHGEQQKLHDPSVLQNGKWSQRALPTNEMFVWYKTTFAAPLGSDPVVVDLTGLGKGEAWVNGHSLGRYWPSYLAKEDGCSVSCDYRGPYSDSKCMSNCGRSSQQWYHVPRSFLNDDKNTLVLFEEFGGNPWNVKFQTVTVGSACANAYEGNTLELSCQGDNVISSVRFASFGEPMGACGYFQAGQCESPNALSVIEKACVGQKSCSIDVSESNLGSTGCQATKRLAVEVVC, from the exons ATGGCTTCTTCGAGTACTGGGTTTCTCTcgttcttcttttccttcttattGCTCTGCACGCTTTCGTTTGCTATTGATGTTTCGCATGATGGAAGAGCTATCACGATTAATGGCGAACGCAAAATCTTAATATCCGGTTCTATTCATTATCCTCGAAGTACTCCTGGA atgtgGCCAACCTTGATCAGAAATGCAAAAGAGGGTGGGATAGACACAATTGAGACTTACATTTTCTGGAGTGCCCACGAACCTCAATATCGTCAG tATGATTTCTCAGGAAATCATGACGTCGTAAGGTTTATCAAAACCATCCAAAATGAAGGGCTTAATGCCGTTCTTAGGATTGGACCCTATGTTTGCGCAGAGTGGAATTACGG aGGATTTCCCGTTTGGTTGCACAACATTCCTGGCATTGAGCTGAGGACAAAAAATTCTGTGTATATG AATGAGATGTCCATTTTCACAACGAAAATTGTGGACATGATGAAGCAGGAGAATCTCTTTGCCTCACAAGGTGGACCCATTATTATTGCTCAG ATTGAAAACGAGTTTGGGAACGTTATGGGTCCGTATGGAGAAGGTGGGCAGGAATACGTTAAGTGGTGTGCTGATTTGGCTGAATCTTACGGTATTGGTATTCCATGGATTATGTGTCAACAGCCGGATGCTCCACCTCCAAtg ATTAATACTTGCAATGGATGGTATTGTGACCAATTCAAGCCTAACAACCCCACGAGTCCAAAAATGTGGACTGAGAATTGGACTGGCTg gTACAAGGGCTGGGGTCTGGCGGACCCACACAGAACTGCGGAAGATGTTGCTTGTGCTGTTGCACGGTTTTTCCAATTTGGTGGCACTTTCCAGAACTATTACATG TACCATGGTGGCACAAATTTTGGTCGCACATCAGGGGGTCCATATATCACTACATCGTATGATTACGATGCACCATTAGATGAATAtg GTAATTTGAACCAGCCAAAGTGGGGACATTTAAAACAACTCCATGGCATTCTGAAATCGTTGGAGAAGGTTCTAACTTACGGTTCTGTGAAAAATGTGGACTATGGAAGTACGACAAcg GTCACCATCTTCACTTTGCAAGGAAAATCAAGCTGTTTCATTGGAAATAAGGATGATAAAGCAGATGCAACCATAAACTTCCAGAACAATACGTATACCATACCAGCTTGGTCTGTTAGTATACTTCCTGATTGTCATACCGAAGTGTACAACACTGCTAAG GTTAACACTCAAACATCAATAATGGTGAAGAAGGATAGCGATGCCAACGACTATGAAGGTTCTTCCGGATTGCAATGGGAATGGAAAAAAGAGAACCTTGTGCATGTCAAGAGAGACGGTCTCGTTGCCGGTAGCCTTATGGCTGCTGAACGACTCTTGGACCAAAAGGTTGTCACTAACGATACCAGTGATTATCTCTGGTATATCACAAG TTTCCACGTCAAGAAGGACAACCCTCTTTATGGAAGAGAGACAACGCTAAGAGTGGATACAAATGGACATATAATTCATGCATTCGTCAACAAAAAACATGTTG GATCTCAATATGCCCAAAATGGAAATTACAAATTCACGTTTGAGAGTCCAATCAAACTGAAGCTTGGGAGGAATGACATAGCCTTGCTTAGTGCCTCCGTTGGATTGGCA aaTTATGGCGCAAACTTCGATTTGGTGCCGCTTGGTATTTCTGGCCCGGTTCATGTGACTGCGAAAGTGATAATGAATGACAGTAGCAGAAAATTTGGTTCTAAGAAGATAATCACTCAGAATATCACAACAGAACTGGATTACAACAAATGGACGTATAAGGTTGGGTTGCACGGAGAACAACAGAAACTACACGATCCTAGTGTCTTACAAAACGGGAAGTGGTCTCAACGTGCTCTCCCGACAAATGAGATGTTTGTTTGGTACAAG ACAACCTTTGCAGCTCCACTGGGAAGTGATCCAGTGGTGGTGGATTTGACGGGTCTGGGCAAGGGAGAGGCTTGGGTAAATGGCCACAGCCTTGGAAGGTATTGGCCAAGTTACCTTGCTAAAGAAGATGGGTGTTCTGTGTCATGTGACTATCGTGGACCATACAGTGACTCGAAGTGCATGAGTAATTGTGGGAGATCTTCCCAACAATG GTACCACGTGCCACGATCTTTTCTCAATGACGACAAGAACACATTGGTTTTGTTTGAAGAGTTTGGAGGAAATCCTTGGAACGTTAAATTCCAGACAGTTACTGTTGGGAGCGCTTGTGCAAATGCTTATGAAGGGAACACCTTGGAATTATCATGCCAAGGAGATAATGTTATCTCCAGTGTCAGATTTGCTAGTTTTGGTGAACCAATGGGTGCTTGTGGTTATTTCCAAGCTGGCCAATGCGAGTCTCCTAATGCTTTGTCGGTCATCGAAAAG GCGTGTGTTGGCCAAAAGAGTTGCTCCATTGATGTCTCGGAAAGTAACCTCGGATCTACTGGTTGCCAAGCCACGAAAAGACTTGCCGTTGAAGTTGTTTGTTAG